ACTTCCACACCACCACCGCCACGCCGGCAATCCCCGCGCCGATCATCGGCCAGCTCGGGCGCAGGAGGACCAGCGAGACCGCCACCAGCGCGAGGCTCGTGTACATCGGATGTCGAAACCGGCCGTAGACCCCGCCGGTGACCAACCGGCCGTCGGGACGCGGGTCGGGACGCACCCGGAATGTCGGGCGAATCGTCACAAACCCCGCCGTCACCAGTGCCGCGGCCGCAACCAGCAGCAGGCAACCCAAGGCGTCCGCCGCCGGGTGGTTCGGCCAGAGCCGGTCCTTGGGCCCTGGAAAGAACGCGGCGATCATTCCCGCCATCGTCACCATCTGAAGTGTCACATAGCGCACGATTCCCCCTCCCGTGGTCCGATGGTAGCATGGCCGCCCGGAGAGGAGCGTCATGAACGGAAACGCCGACACTTTCGCCCCGTTCGAGGAGCGAATGCGCGACGAGGGACTTCCCGTCGTCGCGATCGATACCTTCCGCCACTACCACGCGCTCCTCCGGGCGGGAGACACCGGGTTGCTCTCCGCGGCGGACATCGACCCGGTGGACGCGCTCCCCGCCAGCACGGACCTCTCCGGCCATGCGGACGCGGGGGTGGCCGCGCTCGACCGGGCGGTGATTCTCAAGCTGAACGGCGGTCTCGGCACCGGCATGGGGATGACCCGGGCAAAGAGCCTGCTCCCGTTGAAGGGCGGGCTCACTTTCCTCGACATCATCGCCCGGCAGACGCTTCATCTGCGAGCGGAACACGACGCGCGCGTTCCGCTGGTTCTCATGAACAGCTTCCGCACGCGTGCGGATTCGCTGGATGCCCTCGCGGCGTACCCGGACCTGCCCGCGGGAGTCCCGGCCGACTTCCTCCAGCACAAGGTGCCCAAGGTTCTCGCGGACGACCTCTCCCCCGCGGTCCATCCGCCCGATCCCACGCTGGAGTGGTGCCCTCCCGGCCACGGCGACATCTACCCCGCGCTCGCCACCTCGGGAATGCTCGACGCGCTCCTGGCCGCCGGTTACCAGTACGCGTTCGTCTCCAACTCCGACAACCTCGGCGCCGTGTTGGATCTGGACATTCTCGGGTGGTTCGCCGACGAGAACATCCCGTTCCTCATGGAGGTCTGCGACCGAACCCCGGCGGACCGCAAGGGCGGACACCTTGCGCGGACGAAGGACGGACGACTGGTGCTGCGCGAGGTCGCTCAATGCCCCGAAGAAGAGATGGACGATTTCCAGAACATCGCCCGGCACCGCTTCTTCAACACGAACTCGCTCTGGGTGAACCTCCCCGCGCTGGCGGAGACACTCCGCGAGCGGCGCG
Above is a genomic segment from Gemmatimonadota bacterium containing:
- a CDS encoding UTP--glucose-1-phosphate uridylyltransferase encodes the protein MNGNADTFAPFEERMRDEGLPVVAIDTFRHYHALLRAGDTGLLSAADIDPVDALPASTDLSGHADAGVAALDRAVILKLNGGLGTGMGMTRAKSLLPLKGGLTFLDIIARQTLHLRAEHDARVPLVLMNSFRTRADSLDALAAYPDLPAGVPADFLQHKVPKVLADDLSPAVHPPDPTLEWCPPGHGDIYPALATSGMLDALLAAGYQYAFVSNSDNLGAVLDLDILGWFADENIPFLMEVCDRTPADRKGGHLARTKDGRLVLREVAQCPEEEMDDFQNIARHRFFNTNSLWVNLPALAETLRERRGVLPLPMIVNAKTLNPADPASPAVFQLETAMGAAISVFEGARALRVPHHRFAPVKTTNDLFGILSDAWTLTEDHRVIPDPALGDAPPLITLDAKHYRFVDQLRERIPHGPPSLRECRKLTIRGDVRFGRHVTIRGEVTLDAGDTVREVPDGEVISS
- a CDS encoding isoprenylcysteine carboxylmethyltransferase family protein → MTLLSGRPCYHRTTGGGIVRYVTLQMVTMAGMIAAFFPGPKDRLWPNHPAADALGCLLLVAAAALVTAGFVTIRPTFRVRPDPRPDGRLVTGGVYGRFRHPMYTSLALVAVSLVLLRPSWPMIGAGIAGVAVVVWKSRHEERLLAERYSEYAAYRKKARGVLGARG